The sequence below is a genomic window from Acidobacteriota bacterium.
CGGATGAAGATGACCGCCGCTCGCGCCGCCTCCATCTCACCGATGCCGGGCGCGATCTCCTGAAACTGGCCGTGCCGGTCTGGCGCGCCACGCATGATGAAGTCGACACGCACCTGCCCGCCGGCAGCAAATCCCTGCGCCCCAGCCTCACGCGCATCGCTGCGGCTTACTGAGCCCTGTGCGCTAGGCGCACTTACGCAACGGTTTTGCCCCCTGCGGAAAACAAAATAACAAGCCGCACCAAGCGCTTGTAAAATAGTTCGCCAAAACTTACGCCGCCCCTCCGCGCACGGAGTTATACTCCGTCGCATGTACTCCATCGCCCGCCTCCGTCAGCACCCGCACTTCGCGCCCTTCTTCGCGCATGTGCATCCGTTGTGCTGGCTGATCCTCTGGTGGGAGCTCAACCGCCTGCTCCGCTGGTTCAACGCCTACGGAATCGGGAACGCGCTCTACTCGGTCAACGAATGGGGCTTCGTCTCCATCCACTATGCCGTCCCCCAGCCAGACCCGAACGCCTACAACCCCCCACAGCGAACCTTCCGTCCCCTGACGGACCCCGCATGGGAGTCATCCCTTCCGGCTTGCCTGGACATTGAAACGTTGGCTGCCGCCATCCTCCCGCGTTTCGCGGGGAAGGTGTCACCGCAGGTGACGGAGGGGGCTGCAGCCCTCACCCTCCTCGACACTTCCTAGGCTTTCCCCACATCGCGAAGCTCATCCTGAGCGAAGTCGAAGGATAGAGCGGGCTCACCGCCCACCCCAGCACCCCACCCGTGTCATCCCGGCGAACGCCGGGACCCAGTCCTCGCCCAAGCCCTCGCTGGATCCCGGCTTTCGCCGGGAAGACACGGAAAATGAAAGCTACAACTTTGCACCGGCCGGCTCACCCCCGCGTCCGGCCGCACGTGCTTGTCCGCGCAAGCCTCAGCCCTTGCGCCCGCCCGCCTTGAAATAATCCAGCGTCCCGCGCGTGATCACCCGGTCGCCGGCGACCACATCGCGGGCCTCGAAAACCGGCAGGCCCTTCACGTCGGCGTAGACGGTGCCGAAATCCTTGTAGCAGGCCTCCAGCAGCGCCTCGAAACTGTCGATGACGAAATAGGTCTGCTGGAAATCGTCGATGATGTATTTCGTCCGCATCAGACGCTTCAGGTCAAACCCGATCCGGTTGGGGCTTGCGTCTTCCAGCGCGAACACCGTTTCGTGCGGGCTCGACAGGATGCCCGCGCCATAGATGCGCAAACCGTCCGTCTCCTGAATAAGTCCGAACTCCACCGTGTACCAGTAAAGCCGCGCGAGGTTGTGCAGCTGGCCAAGGCGCATCGCCCGCTGTCCGCCCTTGCCATAGGCTTCCATGAAATCGGCAAACACCGGGTTCGCCAGCATCGGCACATGCCCGAAGATGTCGTGGAAGATGTCCGGTTCCTGCAGGTAATCGAACTCCGCCTCGGGGCGGATGAATGCGCCTGCCGGGAAGCGGCGGTTGGCGAGATGGTTGAAGAAGATGTCGTCCGGCACAAGCTCCGCCACCGGCACGATCCGCCAGCCGGTCATCGCTTCCAGCTTGTCCGACAGCCGGCCCATGTGGGGAATGCCGGAGGGCGAAAGCTCCAGCGCGCTCATCGCGTCGAGCGCCGCCTGGCAGGCCCGGCCCTTCGTCACCTCGCGCTGGCGGCGGAACAGCCGGTCCCAGCGATCATGCTCCTCGGGGCTGTAGGTGTCCCAGGCCTGGTCGATGGTGAAATCGGGCGCGCGCGGCGCGCCGTGATAGCGATTCTTTGCAAAGGCCGTGTCCATGGCGCCAGTATAGGCCGGACCGCCAATTAGTTCCAGATGTAACTAATTTCGGGGCTTCAGTTGACCGAACGGGCGTCCACGATCTCGGTCAGCGTCACGCCCAGTTCACCGTCGGCCACCACCAGCTTGCCGCGCGCGATCAGGCGGCCGGAAACGTAGATATCCACCGGCTCGCCGGTCTCCTTCTGCATCGTCAGCACATCGCCGGGCGCCAGCGCCATCAGCTCTTCCATCGTCAGGCGCACATCGCCGAGCACGACCTCAACGCGCACCGGCACGTCGAGCAGCATCCGGTGGAAGGCGGGGTTGGTCTGTTCGGTCATGTCTGTCCTTCCCTGGACGAAGCGGCCGGGGGAAACAAGTCGCCCTGCCCACTGACGATGCGCGCTGCAGCCCCATCAATCAGGCTGCGCAGCCGTGTCTCGGTCACCGCATGATACTGCGCTGCGCCGATCAGGCCCATCACCTGCGTGATCTCCTCCAGCGCCTGCGAAAGTTCCGCGCTCACGGCCGCCAGACGTTCGCTTTCGCTATCGGCCCGGCGCTGTTCAACTTCCGCCAGCGTTTCGGCCCGCACCTGCGTGATCAGCGCGGCCAGTTCTTCGCCGCTGAAGCTGACGCGCGTGTCGGCTTCGCTGGCCACTTCCTTTGCCGGTTCGGGCTGCGCACCGAAATCGGCGCGAAAGTC
It includes:
- a CDS encoding phenylalanine 4-monooxygenase; the protein is MDTAFAKNRYHGAPRAPDFTIDQAWDTYSPEEHDRWDRLFRRQREVTKGRACQAALDAMSALELSPSGIPHMGRLSDKLEAMTGWRIVPVAELVPDDIFFNHLANRRFPAGAFIRPEAEFDYLQEPDIFHDIFGHVPMLANPVFADFMEAYGKGGQRAMRLGQLHNLARLYWYTVEFGLIQETDGLRIYGAGILSSPHETVFALEDASPNRIGFDLKRLMRTKYIIDDFQQTYFVIDSFEALLEACYKDFGTVYADVKGLPVFEARDVVAGDRVITRGTLDYFKAGGRKG
- the fliN gene encoding flagellar motor switch protein FliN; translated protein: MTEQTNPAFHRMLLDVPVRVEVVLGDVRLTMEELMALAPGDVLTMQKETGEPVDIYVSGRLIARGKLVVADGELGVTLTEIVDARSVN